AACAGAATGTAGCTGCAAAGGCAAGATATGCAATAGGCAGTTGATTTATTACCAATTGTCAAACTTTCCCAGTAACTTAACTTAGAAATACATATTAAAATTTCGCTAAAGTAATCATTATCACATGCAACTCTTTTTCAACCCCTCATTGGACAACAGTTTTAAGCAGTTCTTCTTTACTCCGGAAGAAAGCAAGCACATTGTTAAGGTATTGCGCAAAAAAGAGGGCGACCTATTGCAGATCACCAATGGGAAAGGCTATTTGTTCGAGGCCAAAATTATTACTGCAGACCCAAGAAATTGCAAAGCGCAAATTGTAAAGGATATAAAAAGTGTTCCCAAACGCTACCGATTACATCTAATCGTTGCCCCTACCAAAATGAACGACCGCTACGAATGGTTCCTTGAAAAAGCCACTGAAATTGGTGTGGATGAGATTACCCCGATCATCTGCGAACGTTCAGAGCGGAAAGTCCTAAAAATAGAGCGTATGCAACGTGTGCTGCAGTCTGCAATGAAACAATCTTTACAAACTTTTTTGCCAAAGCTAAATCCCATAATTTCTTATCAAGAATTTATGGATAAGGAATTGGAAGGCTTCAAATTCATTGCACATTGTGATGAAGGTGAAAAAATGGAATTTAAAAGAAAAGCTGTTGCTGATAGCAATATCGTAATGTTGATTGGACCTGAAGGTGATTTTTCGAAAGCAGAAATCGATCAGGCCAAATCCAAAGGCTTTGTTCCTGTTTCATTGGGAACGACCCGTTTGCGAACAGAAACTGCAGCTATCGTTGCCTGTACCACGGTTTCCATAGTAAATAACTAGCGTTCTAATCGCATTTTGGCTGCTCCGGTAATAGTCAAATCATCATTTTCCACAAGTAACACTAAGGTAAGTTTTTCTTTTGGCGTTACAATACTGGGAATCTCGATAGTAGCAACTCCAAATTTTGATTGTAAATCCACATATTTTTCCATTACAACGATGTTGCTGTTTTTTAAGGCCCTGTTCCTGTTTTCCCCACGTTTTACAGATGTGGTTCGTTCATCCAGTACCAAAACCGCCCTCAACTGTTTACTGGCCAACCCTCCATCAATGGTATAATTAAACATTACCTCATTGCCTTTAATGGTCGTTTTGTCCAAGGATACTGAATTGCTGGACTTCAATTTTTTATAGGCATCGATCTTAGAATATAGTTTTGATCGATTTGAACCAAC
The nucleotide sequence above comes from Flagellimonas sp. HMM57. Encoded proteins:
- a CDS encoding 16S rRNA (uracil(1498)-N(3))-methyltransferase; this translates as MQLFFNPSLDNSFKQFFFTPEESKHIVKVLRKKEGDLLQITNGKGYLFEAKIITADPRNCKAQIVKDIKSVPKRYRLHLIVAPTKMNDRYEWFLEKATEIGVDEITPIICERSERKVLKIERMQRVLQSAMKQSLQTFLPKLNPIISYQEFMDKELEGFKFIAHCDEGEKMEFKRKAVADSNIVMLIGPEGDFSKAEIDQAKSKGFVPVSLGTTRLRTETAAIVACTTVSIVNN
- a CDS encoding thioredoxin family protein, translated to MFKKVIISCIALLGISLMGFYNGTKKKPVKYETDTAENVENTAVIVLELFTSQGCSSCPPADLLLEKVKEQYPTEVYALSYHVDYWNYIGWKDPFSKSVYTKKQRDYNIKFKSRSNYTPQLVVNGNEHFVGSNRSKLYSKIDAYKKLKSSNSVSLDKTTIKGNEVMFNYTIDGGLASKQLRAVLVLDERTTSVKRGENRNRALKNSNIVVMEKYVDLQSKFGVATIEIPSIVTPKEKLTLVLLVENDDLTITGAAKMRLER